Below is a window of Candidatus Binatia bacterium DNA.
GCCGCGGCGACGGCGGCTACATGGTGATCTTCCAGACCCGCGACCTTGCCGGCGCGAAAGCCCGCCTCGGCGAGCGCGGCGTGCGCACGGTCTGGGAAGTCGCGCTCGAAGACATCGAGACGGCGCACCTGCATCCTCGCGATACCGGCGGCGCCATCGTTTCGATGGACGAGGCCAGGCCTTTCGAAAGCTGGCGCTGGGCGGGACCCGGCTGGCGCGAGCAGGTTCGCACGGATCGCGTTGCGGGCATTGCCGGCGTCGAGATCCAGAGCGAGGAGCCCGACAGGCTGGCCGCGCACTGGCAGGAGCTTTTCGGGCTCGGCACGCCGCGCCGACCGGCAACCTTCGTGCTGCCCGACGGCGGCTTCGTGCGCTTCGTCGAAGACACGGATGGACGCGGCGAAGGAATCCACAGCATCGTGCTGGAAACTTCGCACGCGCAGGCGATCCGCACACAGGCTGCTGCGCGAGGTCTCGCCATCGATGCGGACGGTGCGATCGTGATCGCCGGCGTACGCATGGTCACCGGGCAATCGTAGAGGCAACAAGGAGGCGACGATGAAATTCGGCATGCTGTTTGCAAACTCCGGACCATTTG
It encodes the following:
- a CDS encoding VOC family protein; amino-acid sequence: MRIRQIALVARDLDPVLADLRAVLGLGEPFADPGVGVFGLRNGVFPLGEHFLEVVSPKQEGTSAGRFLARRGDGGYMVIFQTRDLAGAKARLGERGVRTVWEVALEDIETAHLHPRDTGGAIVSMDEARPFESWRWAGPGWREQVRTDRVAGIAGVEIQSEEPDRLAAHWQELFGLGTPRRPATFVLPDGGFVRFVEDTDGRGEGIHSIVLETSHAQAIRTQAAARGLAIDADGAIVIAGVRMVTGQS